From Pogoniulus pusillus isolate bPogPus1 chromosome 17, bPogPus1.pri, whole genome shotgun sequence, the proteins below share one genomic window:
- the BNC1 gene encoding zinc finger protein basonuclin-1, producing MKPAIRCTLVSCSCQCFKPGKINQRQCDQCRHGWVAHALSKLRIPNLYPSSQVEIVQSNVVFDISSLMLYGTQAIPVRLKILLDRLFSVLKQEEVIQILHALDWTLQDYIRGYVLQDASGKVLDHWSIMTTEEELATLQQFLRFGETKSIVELMAIQEKEGQSIIIPPPTANLDIRAFIESCNQHSPNFSASLDKMSPTNIHPFENIVNNMAFMLPFQFFSPVPPPLIGSPPERHLIEQGQDHCSETKQDVQIPFSESSFLTSSSAPFQVENERSINGPDVTTKTEDDALLSDSSSHNTAAKLEMTALSPENKMKSVEKNGAGPRKGRVFCTACEKTFYDKGTLKIHYNAVHLKIKHKCTIEGCNMVFSSLRSRNRHSANPNPRLHMPMNRNNRDKDLRNGLTIGPGDSKRTEFTILTPDSRTISSYASSCTDSKGQAGFPSIGQNGVLFPNLKTVQPVLPFYRSPVTPAELANTPGILPSLPLVSSSIPEQLVSNELPFDVLPKKKSRKSSMPIKIEKEAVETPNESSDVASSEDDIRLQVVSDGELETCENKLEKQVEKHPYSGNSWKSVSGVEGPKYFESVFTPDNKYIKDISENELHHCDKEVKPEENQPLKIVSHEIMYEDPKHHHNDVIKPMTEPPMFIKEQSKRRIPKDDCPELQHHLLTGGFFSTLSNRGAAIPCFEDSKDMDHVSQHALGIQKEESRFHCDICKKTFKNPYSVKMHFKNVHLKEMHICTVEGCNAAFPSRRSRDRHSSNLNLHHKLLTKDTLEFNNHFNATYLLKDMAKEFCQDVSLKQHVGHTSVIFKGMNRTGSLVFPVSKISEPCSESYGYDPLNDGAVLDLSTTSSIKSESSAHSSWDSDGGSEICTMPLDDSDESCEGPSLMPNDELYQDCTLIDKAHQSFTNLASSLPIICHICQKTYSNKGTFRAHYKTVHLRQLHKCKVPGCNTMFSSVRSRNRHSQNPNLHKSLSESPTSLQ from the exons GCTATCCGCTGCACTCTCGTGAGCTGCAGTTGTCAATGTTTCAAACCCGGGAAAATAAATCAGCGACAGTGTGACCAATGCCGGCATGGATGGGTAGCACATG CCCTGAGCAAATTAAGGATTCCCAATCTCTACCCATCGAGCCAGGTAGAAATAGTTCAATCCAACGTTGTCTTTGATATCAGTAGCCTCATGTTGTATGGAACCCAAGCCATTCCTGTGCGCCTTAAAATTCTGCTAGATCGGCTTTTCAGTGTTCTGAAGCAGGAAGAGGTGATACAGATTCTCCATGCTCTGGATTGGACACTACAGGATTATATACGTGGATATGTGCTACAG GATGCTTCAGGAAAAGTGCTGGATCACTGGAGCATAATGACCACTGAGGAAGAACTGGCTACTTTGCAGCAGTTTCTTCGTTTTGGAGAGACTAAATCCATTGTAGAGTTAATGGCAATTCAAGAGAAAGAAGGTCAATCAATTATAATACCACCACCAACTGCCAATTTGGATATTAGAGCGTTCATTGAGAGCTGCAATCAACACAGTCCTAATTTTTCTGCTTCCTTGGACAAAATGAGTCCTACCAACATTCATCCCTTTGAAAATATTGTGAATAACATGGCTTTCATGCTGCCGTTCCAGTTTTTCAGTCCGGTGCCTCCACCTTTGATAGGCTCACCACCAGAAAGGCATTTGATTGAGCAAGGTCAAGACCATTGCAGTGAAACTAAACAAGATGTTCAGATACCATtttctgaaagcagcttctTAACTTCTAGTTCTGCACCATTTCAAGTTGAAAATGAGAGGAGCATAAATGGTCCAGATGTCACCACTAAAACAGAAGATGATGCCCTTTTAAGTGATTCCAGTTCACATAATACAGCAGCAAAGCTTGAAATGACAGCACTATCtccagaaaacaaaatgaagtcTGTTGAAAAAAATGGTGCTGGGCCAAGGAAAGGGCGTGTGTTCTGCACTGCATGTGAAAAGACATTTTATGACAAAGGTACTTTGAAAATACATTACAATGCTGTCCATCTGAAGATAAAGCACAAATGCACAATCGAGGGCTGCAATATGGTATTCAGCTCTTTGCGCAGTCGAAATCGTCATAGTGCAAATCCAAACCCCAGACTCCATATGCCCATGAATAGAAATAACAGGGATAAAGATCTAAGGAATGGTTTGACCATTGGACCTGGAGATAGTAAAAGGACAGAATTTACAATTTTAACTCCGGATAGCAGAACTATTAGCAGCTATGCCAGCTCTTGCACAGATTCAAAGGGTCAGGCTGGATTCCCCAGTATTGGGCAGAATGGTGTCCTCTTTCCAAACCTCAAGACAGTACAGcctgttcttcctttttatCGTAGTCCAGTCACACCAGCTGAGCTGGCTAATACTCCAGGtattcttccttctctgcctcttgtTTCTTCCTCAATACCAGAGCAGCTTGTGTCAAATGAACTGCCATTTGACGTGCTACCCAAGAAGAAATCTCGTAAATCAAGTATGCCTATTAAGATAGAGAAAGAAGCTGTTGAAACACCTAATGAAAGTAGTGATGTTGCCAGTTCTGAAGATGATATACGTCTGCAAGTGGTAAGTGATGGAGAGCTTGAGACCTGTGAGAATAAGCTAGAGAAGCAAGTGGAAAAGCACCCCTATTCAGGTAATTCATGGAAATCTGTCTCTGGGGTAGAGGGCCCAAAATATTTTGAATCTGTCTTTACGCCAGATAACAAATACATCAAGGATATCTCTGAGAATGAATTGCATCACTGTGATAAAGAGGTTAAACCAGAAGAAAACCAACCATTAAAAATAGTTTCCCATGAGATTATGTATGAAGAtccaaaacaccaccacaatGATGTTATAAAACCAATGACTGAACCCCCCATGTTTATTAAAGAGCAGTCAAAGCGCAGGATTCCTAAAGATGACTGCCCTGAATTGCAACACCACTTGCTGACCGGGGGCTTTTTCAGCACTTTGTCAAACAGGGGTGCTGCCATTCCTTGTTTTGAAGACTCTAAAGATATGGATCATGTCAGTCAACATGCACTAGGGATTCAGAAGGAAGAAAGCCGCTTTCATTGTGACATCTGTAAGAAGACTTTTAAAAACCCTTACAGtgtaaaaatgcattttaaaaatgTACATCTCAAAGAAATGCATATTTGCACAGTTGAGGGCTGTAATGCTGCTTTCCCTTCTCGTAGAAGTCGAGACAG ACATAGTTCAAACCTAAACCTTCATCATAAGCTTCTGACTAAAGATACACTGGAATTCAACAACCATTTCAATGCAACATACCTCTTGAAAGACATGGCTAAAGAGTTTTGTCAAGATGTCTCTTTAAAACAGCATGTTGGACATACTTCTGTAATCTTCAAAGGAATGAACAGAACAGGCAGCTTGGTTTTTCCAGTGAGCAAAATTAGTGAACCCTGTTCTGAGAGTTATGGATACGATCCATTGAATGATGGAGCTGTTCTGGATCTAAGCACTACTTCCAGCATTAAATCTGAGAGCAGTGCTCATTCTTCTTGGGATTCTGATGGAGGAAGTGAAATATGCACCATGCCCTTGGACGATAGTGATGAAAGTTGTGAAGGACCCAGCCTAATGCCCAATGATGAACTCTACCAAGACTGTACTTTAATTGATAAAGCTCATCAGAGCTTTACAAATTTAGCTTCCAGTTTGCCAATAATTTGTCATATATGTCAAAAAACTTATAGTAATAAAGGAACTTTCAGAGCTCACTACAAAACTGTGCACCTCCGCCAGCTCCACAAATGCAAAGTCCCAGGTTGCAACACAATGTTTTCATCTGTTCGCAGTCGGAACAGGCACAGTCAAAACCCTAATCTGCACAAAAGTCTGTCTGAGTCACCAACTAGCCTACAGTAA